In a single window of the Anguilla rostrata isolate EN2019 chromosome 6, ASM1855537v3, whole genome shotgun sequence genome:
- the LOC135256611 gene encoding calmodulin-regulated spectrin-associated protein 2-like isoform X3 gives MSLADSLYNLQLIQEFCQENLNRCCHFTLEDMLYASSSVKNNYLVFMAELFWWFEVVKPSFVRPRVLNVKDPALQLTDVPTVSNSNVTRESFIDAPASPSQPSLSLRPQPKTSPSGVIKRSTSMSYMDGCVGTWPKEKRSSAHGISFDIPFDRDDMTQPAVGRGMSRSASTDGLGHRFAHAPRNIRRNLSFQPVNGQSGRGIEEEEGLQPGFSNGLEPDEHGPPGATPSIEEALKIIHSPERPGGGLPADRAGNGFFLHGRDGGDAACAKGQAADDQDSASTEMDTGIHVRTEDIQDEDSSLRDYTASMDSDADHEYEPGPGHPPCDGPSPAPSSLSGPSRAGSSASSGSGGVRMTSFAEQKFRKLNHHHHQLGEGRSSGSGYAKTTPESSEPGVPHSVAWAPVPEEGGPARARSLPSSPRDPTHLLASEMLQLKMKLEEKRRAIEAQKKKVEAAFTRHRQRMGRTAFLNVVRKKGGGASPLREEAAGSEASGPPASPDCDARPPRAAEEEGEEEESARPGKAPDGAEQGHGGWSRSPGEEGGAAGEADLAEYTRSIERLNTSLSFLQTEMQRLAQQQEVIMQMREHQSWAASPPAGPAPSPQRQVHELRGSAARSAGSLSPVLSSGGSPRPSHRSPTTIKRKSASFHSRTPRTPRPSELKIAPFSRMLNTPQSVDSLPRLRRFSPSQTQLSSFAYFGHDEPPPSPSSSPAPTHTPPPDPAPEPQEQDGGPREPKPERPNHRMSAGPSSPYWWAQEVERDPRSQGPNEPKAPPISEVLTQPVAQVVRVTPVKHDHTLNTSSRNLIEVPLSVVKAPEAQAVGNSGSSSGEAEPVSELLSGDQKICCGFFFKDDLKGEEDIALKRAALLEKRLRREREAQQKKLELEAELEQKKELARLKAEEEREKKEDEKARREYIKQEYLRRKQLKLMDDMDAVIKPRHSSTKQKKPRPKSMHRDSVESPRIPPRAGSRPRVFSVSSLSLASLNLGDNDSVNSDRRTPRSSKLASGNLYYFLNSPKVKKTRPDSADGFLSPCLLGSGNGEKDWENGSTTSSVASNTEYTGPKLYKEPSAKSNKHIIQNALAHCCLAGKVNEGQKNRILEEIDKSEANNFLILFRDSGCQFRSLYTYYPESEEITKLAGIGPKSITRKMIENLYKYNSDRKQFSHIPAKTMSASVDAITIYGHLWQIKKSATPKKALTLKS, from the exons ATGTCACTGGCTGACAGTCTGTACAACCTCCAGCTAATCCAGGAGTTCTGCCAGGAGAACTTGAACCGCTGCTGCCACTTCACACTGGAGGACATGCTCTATGCCTCCTCTTCTGTAAAG AATAACTACCTTGTGTTCATGGCCGAGCTGTTCTGGTGGTTCGAAGTGGTCAAACCTTCCTTCGTCCGACCTCGTGTTCTAAATGTCAAAG acCCTGCTCTGCAGTTAACAGATGTGCCCACAGTGTCCAATTCTAACGTTACCAGAGAAAGCTTTATCGACGCACCTGCCAGTCCAAGCCAGCCCAG TCTGTCTCTCAGGCCACAACCTAAGACCTCCCCTTCAG GTGTTATAAAACGATCAACCTCAATGTCTTACATGGATGGGTGTGTTGGGACATGGCCAAAAGAGAAAAG GTCCTCGGCTCATGGGATATCCTTTGACATCCCGTTTGACAGAGATGACATGACCCAGCCAGCTGTGGGGCGAGGTATGAGCAGATCGGCCAGCACAGATGGGCTGGGCCACAGGTTCGCCCACGCCCCCCGGAACATCAGGCGGAACCTGTCCTTCCAGCCAGTCAACGGCCAGAGCGGGCGGGgcatcgaggaggaggagggccttCAGCCGGGGTTCTCCAACGGGCTGGAGCCGGACGAGCACGGGCCCCCCGGGGCCACGCCCAGCATTGAAGAGGCCCTGAAGATCATCCACAGCCCGGAGCGGCCCGGCGGCGGGCTGCCGGCAGACAGGGCCGGCAACGGGTTCTTCCTCCACGGGCGGGACGGCGGGGACGCCGCGTGTGCCAAGGGCCAGGCGGCGGACGACCAGGACTCGGCCTCCACGGAGATGGACACGGGGATCCACGTGCGCACCGAGGACATCCAGGACGAGGACTCGTCCCTGAGGGACTACACGGCCAGCATGGACTCGGACGCCGACCACGAGTACGAGCCGGGGCCCGGGCACCCGCCGTGCGAcggccccagccccgcccccagctcccTGAGCGGGCCGTCCCGCGCCggaagctccgcctcctccggcTCCGGCGGCGTGCGCATGACCAGCTTCGCCGAGCAGAAGTTCCGGAAgctcaaccaccaccaccaccagctcGGCGAGGGGCGGAGCAGCGGGAGCGGCTACGCGAAGACCACGCCCGAGAGCTCCGAGCCCGGCGTTCCGCACTCGGTGGCCTGGGCCCCCGTGCCTGAGGAGGGGGGCCCCGCCCGTGCCCGTTCCCTGCCCTCTTCGCCACGGGACCCCACCCATCTGCTGGCCTCTGAGATGCTGCAGCTGAAGAtgaagctggaggagaagaggcGGGCCATCGAGGCGCAGAAGAAGAAGGTGGAGGCGGCCTTCACCCGCCACCGCCAGCGCATGGGCCGCACGGCCTTCCTCAACGTGGTGAGGaagaaagggggcggggcctcgccGCTGAGGGAGGAGGCGGCCGGCTCGGAGGCCAGCGGGCCTCCCGCCTCCCCCGACTGCGACGCCCGGCCCCCCAgggcggcggaggaggaaggggaggaggaggagagcgccCGCCCGGGGAAGGCGCCGGACGGGGCGGAGCAGGGCCACGGCGGGTGGTCGCGGTCGCCCGgcgaggagggcggggcggcgggggaggCGGACCTGGCGGAGTACACGCGCTCCATCGAGAGGCTGAACACCTCGCTCAGCTTCCTGCAGACGGAGATGCAGCGGCTGGCGCAGCAGCAGGAGGTGATCATGCAGATGAGGGAGCATCAGTCCTGGGCCGCGTCCCCacccgccggccccgccccctcgccgcAGAGGCAAGTGCACGAGCTCCGGGGGTCCGCCGCCCGCTCGGCGGGCTCGCTCTCGCCGGTCCTGTCCTCCGGCGGGTCCCCGCGCCCCTCCCACCGCTCGCCCACCACCATCAAGAGGAAGTCGGCCTCCTTCCACTCGCGCACGCCGCGCACGCCCAGGCCCAGCGAGCTCAAGATCGCCCCCTTCAGCCGCATGCTCAACACGCCGCAGTCCGTGGACAGCCTGCCCCGCCTGAGGCGTTTCTCGCCGAGCCAAACCCAGCTCAGCTCCTTCGCCTACTTTGGGCACGAtgaaccccccccttccccttcctcttcccccgcccccacccacacgcctccccctgaccccgcccccgagccCCAGGAGCAAGACGGCGGCCCCAGGGAACCTAAACCAGAGCGGCCCAACCACCGGATGTCTGCGGGACCGTCTTCTCCATACTGGTGGGCgcaggaggtggagagggaccCACGTTCGCAGGGCCCAAATGAACCTAAAGCTCCCCCCATTTCGGAGGTGCTGACCCAGCCCGTCGCGCAGGTGGTCAGGGTGACCCCCGTAAAACACGACCACACCCTGAATACCAGCAGCAGGAACCTGATCGAGGTGCCCCTGTCTGTAGTGAAGGCCCCGGAGGCCCAGGCAGTGGGCAATAGTGGTAGCAGCAGTGGAGAGGCGGAGCCTGTTTCTGAGCTCCTTTCTGGAGACCAGAAAATCTGCTGTGGGTTCTTCTTCAAG GATGACCTGAAGGGCGAAGAGGACATCGCGCTGAAGAGGGCAGCTCTGCTGGAGAAGAGGCtgcggagggagagggaggcccAGCAGAagaagctggagctggaggcggagcttgagCAGAAGAAGGAGTTGGCACG GTTGAAGGCGGAAGAGGAACGTGAGAAGAAGGAAGATGAGAAGGCGAGGAGGGAGTACATTAAGCAGGAGTATCTCAGAAGGAAGCAGCTGAAGCTAATGGATGACATGGACGCGGTCATTAAGCCCCGCCACTCCAGCACCAAGCAGAAGAAGCCGCGGCCCAAGTCCATGCACAGGGACAGCGTGGAGTCCCCCAGGATCCCACCCAGAGCAG GTTCACGGCCTCGTGTCTTCTCGGTCTCAAGCCTGTCCCTGGCCTCGCTCAACCTGGGGGACAATGACAGCGTCAACTCAGACAGGAGGACGCCTAG AAGCAGTAAATTAGCCTCTGGCAATCTATACTACTTTCTGAACTCTCCAAAAGTGAAAAAGACAAG GCCGGACTCGGCTGACGGCTTCCTGTCCCCCTGCCTGCTGGGAAGCGGGAACGGAGAGAAGGACTGGGAGAACGGCTCCACCACGTCGTCGGTGGCATCCAACACGGAGTACACAG GGCCCAAGCTGTACAAGGAGCCGAGTGCCAAGTCCAACAAGCACATCATCCAGAACGCCCTGGCCCACTGCTGCCTGGCTGGCAAGGTTAATGAGGGGCAGAAGAACAGGATACTGGAG GAAATTGATAAATCGGAGGCCAACAACTTCCTGATCCTCTTTCGAGACTCGGGCTGCCAGTTCCGCTCGCTCTACACGTACTACCCGGAGTCCGAGGAGATCACCAAGCTGGCGGGCATCGGGCCCAAGTCCATCACGCGCAAGATGATCGAGAACCTGTACAAGTACAACTCGGACAGGAAGCAGTTCAGCCACATCCCCGCAAAGACCATGTCCGCCAGCGTCGACGCCATAACTATATACGGCCACCTGTGGCAAATCAAGAAATCGGCCACGCCCAAAAAAGCACTAACACTCAAGTCTTAA
- the LOC135256609 gene encoding WD repeat-containing protein 47-like produces the protein MTAEETINIKEVEIIKVILDFLHSRKLHISMLALEKESGVINGLYSDDMLFLRQLVLDGQWDEVLQFIQPLECMEKFDTRRFRYIVLKQKFLEALCVNNAMSAEDEPQHLELTMQEAVKCLHTLEEFCPSKDDYSKLCLLLTLPRLTNHAEFKDWNPSTARVHCFEEACGMVAEFIPADRKLSEAGFKASGNRLFQLLIKGVLYECCVEFCQSRATGEEITESEVLLGIDMLCGNGCDDLDLSLLSWLQNMAPGLFSCAFEQKLLNIHVDRLVKPAKAAHADLLTPLISKLSPYPSSPLRRPQSADAYMSRSLNPALDGLSYGLSGQDKRAADGVGRTSPMSHSFANFQYPGAPNLSRSLMLESSGCHSIFEESPESSRTETPVDRMLASERPTSGPGSDAVSPGSAEKNELRDSAEQFQEYYRQRMRVQQHLEQKEQQRQLYQQMLLEGGVNQPVESDVQQNLTEKFLNRSIQKLEELNVGMDSLGEEVLSLSQQCNGTAEGTGTDPGTNITLAPEPGKPPDATDVLSSTPQRGEAQGLPALEESVIQTPKSVQKPRAGQPSGAEDSGYSPTRCKGPEGEKSKAHFVAVNTLEDTQAVRAVAFHPTGALYAVGSNSKTLRVCAYPDVLDTSGSGASKQPVVRFKRNKHHKGSIYCVAWSPCGQLLATGSNDKFVKVLPFNAESCNATGPDLEFSMHDGTIRDLAFMEGPECGGSILISAGAGDCNIYTTDCQRGQGLHALSGHTGHILSLFTWGGWMIASGSQDKTVRFWDLRVPSCVRVVGTAFHGSGSPVASVAVDPSGRLLATGQEDCGCMLYDIRGGRMVQTYRPHTSDVRSVRFSPGAHYLLTGSYDTKVMITDLQGDLTKQLPLTVVGEHGDKVIQCRWHTQDLSFLSSSADRTVILWTHCP, from the exons ATGACGGCCGAGGAGACCATCAACATCAAGGAGGTGGAGATCATCAAGGTGATCCTGGACTTCCTCCACTCCAGAAAGCTCCACATCAGCATGCTTGCCCTGGAGAAGGAGAGTGGGGTGATCAATGGCCTGTACTCGGATGACATGCTCTTTCTGAG GCAGTTGGTGCTGGATGGCCAATGGGATGAGGTGCTGCAGTTCATTCAGCCACTGGAGTGTATGGAAAAGTTTGACACGAGGCG GTTCCGCTATATTGTCTTGAAACAGAAGTTCCTGGAGGCTCTGTGCGTCAACAATGCCATGTCTGCTGAGGATGAGCCACAGCAT CTGGAGCTGACCATGCAGGAGGCGGTGAAATGCCTGCACACGCTGGAGGAGTTCTGCCCGTCCAAGGACGACTACAGCAAGCTGTGCCTGCTCCTGACGCTGCCCCGCCTCACCAACCACGCCGAGTTCAAGGACTGGAACCCGAGCACGGCGCGCGTGCACTGCTTCGAGGAGGCCTGCGGCATGGTGGCCGAGTTCATCCCGGCCGACCGCAAGCTGAGCGAGGCCGGCTTCAAGGCCAGCGGCAACCGGCTCTTCCAGCTGCTCATCAAGGGCGTGCTGTACGAGTGCTGCGTGGAGTTCTGCCAGAGCCGCGCCACGGGCGAGGAGATCACCGAGAGCGAGGTGCTGCTGGGCATCGACATGCTCTGCGGCAACGGCTGCGACGACCTGGACCTCAGCCTGCTGTCCTGGCTGCAGAACATGGCGCCCGGCCTCTTCTCCTGCGCCTTCGAGCAGAAGCTGCTCAACATCCACGTGGACCGGCTGGTGAAGCCGGCCAAGGCGGCGCACGCCGACCTGCTCACGCCGCTCATCAGCAAGCTGTCGCCGTACCCGTCCTCGCCGCTGCGCCGGCCCCAGTCCGCCGACGCCTACATGTCGCGCTCGCTCAACCCCGCCCTGGACGGCCTCTCCTACGGCCTCTCCGGCCAGGACAAGCGGGCGGCGGACGGCGTGGGCCGGACGTCGCCCATGTCGCACTCCTTCGCCAACTTCCAGTACCCCGGCGCGCCCAACCTGTCCCGCAGCCTGATGCTGGAGAGCAGCGGCTGCCACAGCATCTTCGAGGAGTCGCCAGAGAG TTCCAGGACCGAGACGCCGGTGGACCGAATGCTGGCCTCAGAGCGGCCCACCTCAGGCCCCGGCAGCGATGCTGTCTCTCCAGGCTCCGCGGAGAAGAACGAG TTGCGGGACTCGGCAGAGCAGTTCCAGGAGTATTACCGCCAGCGGATGCGTGTCCAGCAGCATCTGGAGCAGAAGGAACAGCAGAGACAGCTCTACCAGCAGATGCTCCTGGAGGGAGGAGTCAACCAGCCTGTGGAGTCGGACGTCCAGCAGAACCTGACTGAGAAGTTCCTCAACAG GTCCATtcagaagctggaggagctgaatgTGGGAATGGACAGCCTGGGGGAGGAGGTACTTTCCCTGAGCCAGCAGTGCAACGGGACGGCGGAAGGCACGGGAACGGACCCCGGCACCAACATCACCCTCGCACCTGAGCCCGGCAAGCCGCCAGACGCCACCGACGTGCTCAGCAGCACCCCCCAGAGGGGCGAGGCACAAGGGCTGCCCGCGCTGGAGGAGTCTGTGATCCAGACCCCTAAGAG CGTGCAGAAGCCCAGAGCGGGCCAGCCCTCCGGCGCGGAAGACTCTGGGTACTCTCCAACACGATGCAAGGGCCCGGAG GGTGAAAAATCCAAGGCTCACTTTGTGGCAGTGAATACTCTGGAGGACACCCAAGCTGTGCGCGCTGTGGCCTTCCACCCCACGGGGGCGCTGTATGCCGTGGGCTCCAACTCCAAAACGCTGCGGGTTTGCGCCTACCCCGATGTCCTTGACACAAG CGGTTCGGGCGCCTCCAAGCAGCCAGTAGTGCGCTTCAAGAGGAACAAGCACCACAAGGGCTCCATCTACTGCGTGGCCTGGAGCCCCTGCGGCCAGCTGCTGGCCACTGGCTCCAATGACAAATTTGTCAAGGTGCTGCCATTCAACGCTGAGTCCTGCAACGCTACAG GCCCGGACCTGGAGTTCAGCATGCACGACGGCACCATCCGGGACCTGGCCTTCATGGAGGGCCCAGAGTGCGGGGGCTCCATCCTGATCAGCGCCGGCGCGGGGGACTGCAACATCTACACCACCGACTGCCAGAGGGGCCAGGgcctgcacgcgctcagtgggCACACTG GACACATCTTGTCCCTGTTTACCTGGGGTGGCTGGATGATCGCGTCGGGCTCCCAGGACAAGACGGTGCGCTTCTGGGACTTGCGCGTTCCCAGCTGTGTGAGGGTGGTGGGGACAGCCTTCCATGGGTCAG GTAGCCCTGTGGCGTCGGTAGCGGTGGACCCTAGCGGCAGGCTGCTGGCTACAGGGCAGGAGGACTGCGGCTGCATGCTGTACGACATCAGAGGGGGCCGGATGGTCCAGACGTACCGCCCCCACACCAGCGACGTGCGCTCGGTCCGCTTCTCCCCCGGCGCTCACTACCTGCTCACCGGCTCCTACGACACGAAGGTTATGATCACTGACCTGCAAG GGGACCTGACGAAGCAGCTGCCCCTGACGGTGGTGGGGGAGCACGGCGACAAGGTGATCCAGTGCAGGTGGCACACGCAGGACCTCTCCTTCCTGTCCTCCTCCGCCGACAGGACCGTCATTCTCTGGACCCACTGCCCGTAG